From Juglans regia cultivar Chandler chromosome 8, Walnut 2.0, whole genome shotgun sequence, the proteins below share one genomic window:
- the LOC108985147 gene encoding probable LRR receptor-like serine/threonine-protein kinase At1g56130, with protein MELWRISFLLLCAFQLVSAQQTTAPDEVAALNKIIDYWNLRSKVNLTIDPCSQNAPWAPELANPRVACNCAGNSCHITHLKVYALDISGEIPKEVFLLKELMDLNLGQNVLSGPIPDEIAQLQNMQYLSLGINNLTGRVPPELGNLTKLVSLSFSSNNFFGPLPIELGKLTSLQQLYIDSSGVSGPIPQELANLKSLQILWASDNLFTGKLPEFFGTLTQLRDLRLQGSLLEGPIPSSFGALTKLENLRIGDLSKEDSNLDFLEKQTSLSILSLRNCLVSGEIPKRIGTFSKLQHLDLSFNKLSGQIPESLKDFPLLQYLFLGNNNLSGQLPANIISPKLIALDISFNPISGSLPLNFSKRGFSMNVVGTSINANSLLDRKAIGMLKCLQGNAECSNQVPASSFSIKCGGTEQISSTGIKYDDDSENLGAASMYTSSNDQWVVSNTGFFISNPSGPQYIAKTDSQITETLDSELYKTARISPSSLRYYGLGLKNGKYIVELHFAEITMDDDTQSWKGLGRRLFDIYIQGERVLQDFNIQKEAGGSKRALIRAFEVNVTNTIMDIHFFWAGKGTCCIPLQGTYGPLVSAVVAYQVNAGSTSKPDKKRVGRIVGIALGCVAGFVIILSMFYLWFTKKGAPGHMRVYTDSPRKKGLR; from the exons ATGGAGCTCTGGAgaatctcttttcttcttctctgtgCATTTCAGCTTGTTTCTGCACAGCAAACAACTGCTCCTGATGAAG TGGCTGCTCTCAACAAGATAATAGACTACTGGAACTTGAGAAGCAAAGTGAACCTTACTATCGACCCATGTAGCCAGAATGCACCATGGGCTCCCGAGCTTGCGAATCCCCGTGTGGCTTGTAACTGTGCTGGCAACAGCTGCCACATCACTCACCT GAAGGTTTATGCTTTAGACATTTCTGGTGAAATACCCAAGGAAGTTTTTCTGCTAAAGGAGCTGATGGACTT GAATCTGGGTCAGAATGTTCTGAGTGGACCCATACCGGATGAAATTGCACAGTTGCAAAATATGCAATACCT TAGCCTGGGCATAAACAACCTGACTGGTCGAGTGCCTCCAGAGCTTGGTAATTTAACCAAGTTGGTTTCTCT AAGTTTTAGTTCAAACAACTTCTTTGGACCGTTACCAATTGAGCTTGGAAAATTGACCTCCTTGCAGCAGCT GTATATTGATAGCAGTGGAGTGAGTGGACCAATACCACAAGAACTTGCAAACTTAAAATCCCTACAAATTCT CTGGGCATCTGATAATCTCTTTACCGGAAAGCTCCCAGAATTCTTTGGGACCCTTACACAACTCAGGGACCT GCGACTTCAAGGTTCCTTGCTTGAAGGCCCAATCCCAAGCAGTTTTGGTGCTCTAACTAAGCTAGAGAATCT GAGAATCGGTGATCTTAGCAAGGAAGACTCAAATCttgatttcttggaaaaacaaacaagtttGTCCATACT ATCTTTGCGAAACTGTCTAGTGTCGGGTGAAATTCCAAAACGGATCGGCACATTTTCTAAGTTGCAACACCT GGACTTAAGCTTCAACAAGTTGAGCGGCCAAATACCAGAATCATTAAAAGATTTTCCTTTGTTGCAATATCT ATTTCTGGGAAACAATAACTTGAGTGGACAGCTACCTGCGAATATCATAAGTCCAAAGCTCATCGCCTT AGATATCTCCTTCAATCCCATCTCTGGCAGTTTGCCTCTAAATTTTTCAAAGAGAGGCTTTTCAAT GAATGTTGTTGGAACATCCATCAATGCAAATAGTTTACTGGACAG GAAGGCAATAGGGATGCTGAAATGCCTCCAAGGAAATGCCGAATGCAGTAACCAAGTTCCAGCCT CTTCATTTTCTATTAAATGTGGAGGCACTGAACAAATATCTTCCACTGGCATCAAATATGATGATGATTCTGAAAACCTTGGAGCAGCTTCAATGTACACAAGTTCTAATGATCAATGGGTTGTAAGCAACACTGGATTTTTCATTTCCAATCCAAGTGGACCCCAGTATATTGCGAAGACTGACTCTCAAATCACGGAAACTTTAGATTCTGAACTGTATAAAACAGCAAGGATTTCACCAAGCTCACTGAGGTACTATGGCCTTGGCTTGAAGAATGGAAAGTACATTGTTGAGCTTCACTTTGCAGAGATAACAATGGACGATGATACTCAGTCTTGGAAAGGTCTTGGGAGGCGCTTATTTGATATTTACATTCAG GGTGAGAGAGTTCTCCAAgacttcaacatccaaaaggAAGCCGGTGGATCCAAAAGAGCGTTGATCAGAGCATTCGAGGTCAATGTAACAAACACAATAATGGATATCCACTTCTTCTGGGCTGGGAAAGGCACTTGCTGCATTCCATTGCAAGGCACATATGGACCATTGGTGTCAGCAGTCGTTGCTtatcaag TTAATGCTGGGTCTACTTCCAAACCGGACAAGAAGCGTGTAGGAAGAATTGTTGGAATAGCACTTGGATGTGTAGCTGGTTTTGTGATAATCTTATCAATGTTCTACTTATGGTTCACCAAAAAGGGTGCACCAGGACACATGCGAGTATACACAGACTCACCAAGGAAGAAAGGATTACGCTGA
- the LOC108985146 gene encoding probable clathrin assembly protein At4g32285, whose translation MAPSTIRKAIGAVKDQTSIGLAKVASNMAPELEVAIVKAMSHDDDPADEKYIRSILNLTSYSRGYVHACVSAVSKRLSKTRDWIVALKALMLVHRLLNEGDPVFQEEILYATKRGTRVLNMSDFRDEAHSSSWDHSAFVRTYAMYLDQRLELMLFDRKSGGRVGGGGDGGSVGGNERFGGGRDNFRSPSPSRPYDYDYGGGESSTHGYGNYGMTMRRSRSFGDVSEAPEKRGSMPVTPLRDMKPERIFGKMAHLQRLCDRFLSCRPTGLAKNSRMILIALYPMVKESFQLYADICEVLAVLLDKFFDMEYPDCVKTFDAYAGAAKQIDELIAFYNWCKDTGVSRSSEYPDVQRITAKLLETLEEFVRDRAKRPKSPERKQEAVAKEEEEAVQSMNEIKALPPPENYTPPPLEPEPEPVMEPKPQQQVTEDLVDLREDAATSDDQGNRFALALFAGPPASNANGSWEAFPSNGQPEVTSAWQTPAAESGKADWELALVETASNLSKQKAALGGGLDPLLLNGMYDQGMVRQHVSTAKLSGGSASSVALPGPGNSATPVLALPAPDGTVQTVNQDPFAASMSIPPPSYVQMADMEKKQHFLVQEQQVWQQYAKDGMQGQASLAKISGPGYYAAGPMPTMPYGMPPVNGIGAPAPAGYYYTPY comes from the coding sequence ATGGCGCCAAGCACGATCCGGAAGGCGATTGGGGCCGTTAAGGACCAGACGAGTATCGGGCTCGCGAAGGTGGCGAGCAACATGGCCCCCGAGCTGGAGGTGGCGATTGTGAAGGCTATGAGCCACGATGATGACCCCGCCGACGAGAAGTACATCCGCTCCATCCTCAACCTCACTTCCTACTCTCGCGGGTACGTCCACGCCTGCGTCTCCGCCGTGTCCAAGCGTCTGAGCAAGACGCGGGACTGGATCGTGGCCCTCAAGGCGCTCATGCTCGTCCACCGCTTGCTCAACGAGGGAGACCCCGTGTTTCAAGAGGAGATCCTCTACGCCACGAAACGGGGCACCAGGGTCTTGAACATGTCCGATTTCAGGGACGAAGCGCATTCCAGCTCCTGGGATCACTCCGCTTTTGTGAGAACTTACGCCATGTATTTGGATCAGCGCCTGGAGTTGATGCTCTTCGACAGGAAGAGTGGTGGTAGAGTTGGAGGAGGCGGCGACGGCGGTAGCGTCGGTGGAAATGAAAGATTTGGGGGCGGCAGAGACAATTTTAGGTCACCTTCGCCCTCGAGGCCATACGATTATGATTACGGAGGCGGCGAGAGTAGTACTCATGGGTACGGGAATTACGGGATGACGATGAGACGGTCCCGTTCCTTCGGAGACGTGAGCGAAGCACCAGAGAAGAGGGGTTCGATGCCGGTGACTCCACTGAGGGATATGAAGCCCGAAAGGATATTCGGGAAGATGGCCCATTTGCAGAGGCTCTGTGACCGGTTCTTGTCGTGCCGGCCCACGGGTTTGGCCAAGAATAGCCGAATGATTTTGATAGCGTTGTATCCGATGGTGAAAGAGAGCTTCCAGTTGTACGCGGATATCTGCGAGGTTTTAGCAGTGCTGCTTGATAAGTTCTTCGACATGGAGTACCCGGATTGTGTTAAGACCTTTGATGCTTATGCGGGTGCTGCCAAGCAGATTGATGAGCTTATCGCGTTCTACAATTGGTGTAAGGATACTGGCGTGTCAAGGTCGTCCGAGTATCCAGATGTGCAGAGGATTACGGCTAAGCTGCTGGAGACGTTGGAGGAGTTTGTGAGGGATAGGGCCAAGAGACCAAAGAGTCCGGAGAGAAAACAGGAGGCCGTGGctaaagaggaggaggaggccgTACAGAGTATGAATGAGATAAAGGCGTTGCCTCCACCTGAGAATTACACTCCTCCACCGCTGGAGCCAGAGCCAGAGCCTGTCATGGAGCCTAAGCCTCAGCAACAAGTAACTGAAGATTTGGTCGATTTGAGGGAGGATGCAGCCACTTCAGATGATCAGGGGAATAGGTTCGCCTTGGCTTTGTTTGCTGGTCCACCCGCCAGTAATGCAAATGGATCGTGGGAAGCGTTCCCATCAAATGGACAGCCGGAAGTGACATCAGCTTGGCAGACTCCGGCTGCTGAATCTGGCAAGGCTGATTGGGAGTTGGCATTGGTTGAGACGGCCAGCAATTTATCGAAGCAGAAAGCAGCATTGGGTGGTGGACTTGATCCGTTGCTCTTGAATGGAATGTATGATCAGGGAATGGTGAGGCAGCATGTGAGTACTGCCAAGTTGAGTGGAGGAAGTGCCAGCAGTGTGGCGTTACCAGGGCCAGGGAATAGTGCCACACCTGTTTTGGCTCTCCCTGCACCGGATGGGACGGTTCAAACAGTTAATCAAGACCCATTTGCAGCATCCATGAGTATTCCGCCTCCATCTTACGTGCAAATGGCTGATATGGAGAAGAAACAGCACTTTCTTGTACAGGAGCAGCAGGTATGGCAGCAATATGCCAAGGATGGAATGCAAGGTCAAGCTAGTTTAGCCAAGATCAGCGGCCCTGGATACTATGCTGCAGGTCCCATGCCCACGATGCCTTATGGCATGCCGCCAGTCAATGGAATAGGAGCTCCTGCTCCAGCAGGGTATTACTACACTCCTTACTGA
- the LOC109019197 gene encoding glycosyltransferase BC10 has translation MLSPTPLSLFCALLLCLPLAVVFTVRTPTTASTTSITTITTTITIGSHKNPGTIVVHKLDRTQNYQKMELQSTTAPPLSPPPEAIVVPKLDRTQNHQEMGLESTTAQPLPPPPDDEDSLFRSASLANPKPSPRTSPKKVAFMFLTTAALPFAPLWELYFNQTSKNLFNIYVHADPTYQYEPPFSGVFAHRVIPSKPTRRYTPTLTSAARRLLARALLDDPSNAMFALLSPSCVPLHSFKFTYKTLISSKKSFIEILQNEGGAFGRWAARGEDAMLPEVKLEEFRIGSQFWVLTRKHASLVVRDRRLWSKFKLPCLVWSTCYPEENYFPTLLSMGDPRRCVPATLTHVDWRGQFDGHPRTYEASEVGPNLILSLRKYRPRYGDDRTNGSDSSVSKRRDPFLFARKFSFNSIEPLMSIAIDVLFKD, from the coding sequence ATGCTGTCCCCCACTCCACTCTCACTCTTTTGTGCTCTGCTTCTCTGCTTACCCCTCGCCGTTGTCTTCACCGTCAGGACCCCCACGACCGCCAGTACCACTAGCATTAccaccatcaccaccaccatcaccatCGGCAGCCATAAAAATCCAGGAACCATTGTTGTACACAAGCTCGATCGCACCCAAAACTATCAGAAAATGGAGCTTCAATCCACCACTGCGCCACCATTATCGCCACCCCCAGAAGCCATTGTTGTTCCCAAGCTCGATCGTACCCAGAACCACCAGGAAATGGGTCTTGAATCAACCACTGCGCAACCATTACCGCCACCCCCAGATGACGAAGACTCGCTCTTCCGATCTGCATCGCTAGCTAACCCAAAGCCCTCTCCCCGAACTTCACCCAAAAAGGTCGCTTTCATGTTCTTAACCACCGCGGCTCTCCCATTTGCACCACTCTGGGAACTATACTTCAACCAAACAAGTAAAAACCTCTTCAACATCTACGTCCATGCAGACCCCACTTACCAGTACGAGCCCCCCTTCTCGGGCGTCTTCGCTCACAGAGTCATCCCCTCCAAACCCACCCGCCGTTACACCCCAACTCTGACCTCCGCAGCGCGTCGGCTACTTGCTCGCGCGCTTCTCGACGACCCCTCCAATGCCATGTTcgcccttctctctccctcctgcGTACCACTCCACTCCTTCAAGTTCACTTACAAAACCCTGATAAGCTCCAAGAAGAGCTTCATCGAGATTCTCCAGAACGAGGGCGGGGCTTTTGGGAGGTGGGCAGCGCGTGGGGAGGACGCGATGCTGCCGGAGGTGAAGCTGGAGGAGTTTCGAATAGGGTCGCAGTTCTGGGTGCTGACACGCAAGCATGCGAGTCTTGTGGTGCGTGACCGGAGGCTTTGGTCCAAGTTCAAGCTGCCTTGCCTGGTATGGAGCACGTGTTACCCCGAGGAGAATTACTTTCCCACTCTACTCAGCATGGGGGACCCACGGAGATGCGTTCCAGCGACGCTCACGCACGTGGACTGGAGGGGGCAGTTTGACGGCCACCCTCGCACGTACGAGGCTTCAGAGGTGGGACCAAATTTGATCTTATCGCTTAGAAAGTATCGTCCAAGGTACGGTGACGATAGAACGAACGGTTCGGATTCGTCTGTGTCCAAAAGGCGTGATCCGTTCTTGTTCGCCAGAAAGTTCTCCTTCAATTCCATTGAACCGTTGATGAGTATAGCCATTGACGTTCTATTCAAAGATTAG